The Porites lutea chromosome 11, jaPorLute2.1, whole genome shotgun sequence genome includes a region encoding these proteins:
- the LOC140953278 gene encoding centrosomal P4.1-associated protein-like, whose protein sequence is MAIKKGIYYYSEAQTTHTTYPDGLEVLQFPSKQVEKHYRDGTKEIIFPDQTIKYLYQNRAEECVFSDGTIQKINVEGERTIEFPNGQRETHTKCYKKREYPDGTVKTVYPDGRTETRYATGRVRVKDRDGRVIVDSSNQLR, encoded by the exons atggcgattaaaaagGGA ATTTACTATTATTCAGAAGCGCAGACTACCCATACCACATACCCTGATGGACTAGAAGTGCTTCAATTTCCCAG CAAACAGGTTGAGAAGCACTACCGTGACGGAACAAAGGAGATAATATTTCCTGATCAGACCATTAAGTACCTGTACCAAAATAGAGCGGAAGAATGCGTGTTTAGTGACGGTACCATACAAAAGATTAACGTGGAAGGAGAGAGAACTATTGAATTCCCAAATGGACAACGGGAAACTCACACCAAGTGCTATAAA AAAAGAGAGTACCCTGACGGGACAGTAAAGACAGTCTATCCCGATGGTCGAACAGAGACCCGATATGCTACGGGACGTGTGCGGGTCAAGGATCGGGATGGTCGGGTCATAGTGGACTCTTCGAACCAACTGAGATGA